In Podospora pseudocomata strain CBS 415.72m chromosome 4, whole genome shotgun sequence, the genomic stretch GTCCACTTTCCAAAGGTCGAGGTCTCGAGTTCGAACGCCAACCTCTTTGGTTTTCTGGATTGCCGCGAACACACCCGACGTGGTGGTCAACCCCCGCCCAGATATGCGCTCCCATAATGGTGGGTCGTCACGACCCAACACTACACCTACCTCTCTCAAGCACAGAGAGCACTCAATCCTGGGCATCCCGGACTCCGGTTCAACGCACCACCCACGACTTCTGCTATATCAAAATGAAACCACGGCATGAGGTTGTGATTCGGCAGACTCGTCAAGAATATCATTTTTGGGGTCTCGGAGGAGACAATTCTTCCCTTCGACCACTGGTTGAAGATCCATTTTGCGGTTCTCCACATCAGCGTTTGGATGGAGGCAACGAGTTGGACAAGGCGACCTCAACAGGATCAGTCCTGTTCGGGCAGACGATAGCACTCACCAACATCTAAGGATGTGGCAACTagaggccgagaaggcttCGCGACCTAGAACTACGTCGTTAAACTGGTTCCCGCCCGCTATCGCCAACCTAAACCTGCTGTCTTGACAAAAGATTTTTGCTCGCCGCCACCAATCAACAACGCTCATCAATCGCAACTGCAACCAACCGAAACCAAACAATTTCAACCCTACCAAATAGCATCTCCAGCTCACGGCACATCAACCGTGAGTTGGGTCTTCACGATGTCCACCAACGCTTActcccctcaaccccacTCCCCCTGCGTCCCATCTGAGGAACagggggagtgggtgtgGGTTCCGAAGACGGCCATGCCTTCTCCTCAGGCTGGTCAGCTCGACTACcaattcaccaccacaccactctTCACACCCGCCTTCGGCGACTCCTCCGTTTCACCCAGCACACTCTCCGCCGACCCGTGGGactcgttgatgatgacagGTCAAGTGGATAACACATTGTTTACTTCGCCCTCGTCCTCCATGATTAACGAGTTTGGTACCCCTTTCACAGGCAGCCCTGCTGACGCCCTTCTCGAAGACTTTGGCCATGTGGGCCGGTCGGATCTCTTTCCCGAAGCTGTTCCGCCCCTTCAGGGCTTCCTTACGGACGatctcctcaccccctttaTGGACGCTACGCTCTTCCCTGCTGCCGATATCAACTTGAACCTGAACACCTTCGTGCCTGATGTTACAACGCCTTTTTCTCACTTCGGCGTCGCCCTCAGCCCCACGTCGTCTGTTCACGAGAGCTCTCCGACATTCAGCTACAGCCCTCCCATTTTCGACTCACCCTTTCCGGCTACCACTGGGGCTTCTTCCGATAtcacctctccctctacTCCTCACATCCACTCGTGCTCCGAGTCCAACTGCTCCAAGACCTTTGACAAAGTGTCTGATCTCAAGAGACACGAACGTAAACACCGCCAGCCATTCCGATGCGAGCTCTGTGGCAAGGGACACCTTGACAAGCGCGCGCTTGGTCGGCACTTGTGGGCGAAACACCCCGAGTACGCTcagcaacacaacaccaGGTCGGAGCGGATAAGGTGCACCGAGTGCGACTACGAGGGGAGGGCAGATAATGTCGCCCGACACTCGAAGCGACATGCCAAGAAGCGGTAGGGGGTTGAAGTGGTGTGTGAGcgcatgtgtgtgtgtgtcatGATACCCGTGAAGTCTTCTCCTTTTGTGTTTTCTTACCTCTTTTTGTTTCAGCGTGCATATGTTCTTTTGGCGTTTTTTGGAATTTGGAGAGAAGGATAGGGCCCGTGGTGAGTTAGGGTTCCTCTGGGTGGCTTAGATGATTGCGGTGGATAGGGACTTGGGTCAGTCTTTCTTGAAGCCAGTAGCGATGTCGCTTTACTTGCACAATAAAATCAGTAAAAATTTACGTATGGTGCCTTTTCTGTGATGTATGCTATGACACCGTTGGATACATCAACAGACCTCATAGGCATCTTACCTCGACGCTTGAAGATCCTTCCGGCGGATAAGATGTACTCGTGTCCACTGCTTGGAAGGCGTTTGACCTTGATTCTGCGCAGCAACTCACAATGGAATTGTACGACGCCAGGTTAGAAACAAAGCACCTCGGTTTTGACATGCCGTCGAAAAAAGGCACCGAATTGTACCATGGTTATTCATTGCGCCGCATCCCGCGCGGAAACTTGTCAGCCATA encodes the following:
- a CDS encoding hypothetical protein (EggNog:ENOG503PHCI; COG:S), whose amino-acid sequence is MQLRGLSFCALRLRTLLNPSIPPVFIGNVAMDFRPWNPAPDDPQPTTLTMASFPRNRHRGLSVGAGRNLERRSEICLSSLGNKDTACSGFKPVLQRSAYLDGPLSKGRGLEFERQPLWFSGLPRTHPTWWSTPAQICAPIMVGRHDPTLHLPLSSTESTQSWASRTPVQRTTHDFCYIKMKPRHEVVIRQTRQEYHFWGLGGDNSSLRPLVEDPFCGSPHQRLDGGNELDKATSTGSVLFGQTIALTNI
- a CDS encoding hypothetical protein (EggNog:ENOG503PHCI; COG:S), which translates into the protein MSTNAYSPQPHSPCVPSEEQGEWVWVPKTAMPSPQAGQLDYQFTTTPLFTPAFGDSSVSPSTLSADPWDSLMMTGQVDNTLFTSPSSSMINEFGSPADALLEDFGHVGRSDLFPEAVPPLQGFLTDDLLTPFMDATLFPAADINLNLNTFVPDVTTPFSHFGVALSPTSSVHESSPTFSYSPPIFDSPFPATTGASSDITSPSTPHIHSCSESNCSKTFDKVSDLKRHERKHRQPFRCELCGKGHLDKRALGRHLWAKHPEYAQQHNTRSERIRCTECDYEGRADNVARHSKRHAKKR